One part of the Suncus etruscus isolate mSunEtr1 chromosome 2, mSunEtr1.pri.cur, whole genome shotgun sequence genome encodes these proteins:
- the LOC126001967 gene encoding 60S ribosomal protein L27a-like: protein MPSRLRKTRKLRGHMSHGHGRIGKHRKHPGGRGNAGGMHHHRINFDKYHPGYFGKVGMGHYHLKRNQSFCPTVNLDKLWTLVSEQTRVNAAKNKTGAAPIIDVVRSGYYKVLGKGKLPKQPVIVKAKFFSRSAEEKIKGVGGACVLVA from the coding sequence ATGCCGTCCAGACTGAGGAAGACCCGAAAACTCCGGGGCCACATGAGCCACGGCCACGGCCGCATTGGCAAGCACCGGAAGCACCCCGGAGGTCGGGGTAATGCTGGCGGCATGCATCACCATAGAATCAACTTTGACAAATACCATCCAGGTTACTTTGGGAAAGTGGGCATGGGGCATTATCACTTAAAGAGAAATCAAAGTTTCTGCCCAACTGTCAATCTTGACAAACTGTGGACGTTGGTCAGTGAGCAGACACGGGTTAATGCTGCCAAAAACAAGACTGGAGCAGCTCCTATCATTGATGTGGTGCGATCGGGCTACTACAAAGTTCTGGGGAAGGGAAAGCTCCCGAAGCAACCAGTCATTGTGAAAGCCAAATTCTTCAGCAGAAGCGCTGAAGAGAAGATTAAGGGAGTGGGAGGGGCATGTGTCCTGGTAGCTTGA